A stretch of the Bradyrhizobium sp. CCBAU 53351 genome encodes the following:
- a CDS encoding IS110 family transposase, producing the protein MIIRPRYVGIDVSKRYLDIFDESLGVPERIANAPQAITQIAARWRCDVLVVFEATGVYDLELREALSQAGIRFARINPARARDFARASGQLAKTDPIDARMLASFARAMQPAAEQAANPARNALAGLAKRRDQLVLMRAQEKNRRSEAEDRAMADRIGRLIEVLDNEIAAIEADISALIKTEPEVSDDAQLMRSLPGVGPVTCMQLIAQMPELGKVGPKQVAALAGLAPFNVDSGAYRGKRKIVGGRKRVRDALYMAALNAVRRADPFKAFYARLRQAGKPAKLALIAVARKLLTVLNAIIRDRKPYLYTRPT; encoded by the coding sequence ATGATCATACGCCCTCGTTACGTCGGAATCGACGTCTCCAAACGATATCTCGATATCTTCGATGAGAGCCTGGGCGTGCCGGAGCGCATCGCCAACGCGCCGCAGGCCATCACACAGATCGCGGCGCGTTGGCGATGCGATGTGCTGGTCGTCTTTGAAGCCACGGGCGTCTATGACCTTGAGCTTCGTGAGGCGCTCAGCCAGGCCGGCATCCGCTTTGCCCGGATCAACCCGGCCCGGGCCCGGGACTTTGCGCGCGCCAGCGGCCAGCTCGCCAAGACCGACCCGATCGATGCCCGGATGCTGGCGAGCTTTGCCCGGGCCATGCAGCCTGCCGCTGAGCAGGCTGCCAATCCTGCCCGCAATGCCCTGGCGGGGCTTGCAAAACGGCGGGATCAACTGGTTCTCATGCGTGCCCAGGAGAAGAACAGGCGCAGCGAGGCCGAGGACCGCGCCATGGCCGATCGCATCGGTCGGCTCATTGAAGTCCTCGACAATGAGATCGCCGCAATCGAGGCCGATATTAGCGCACTGATCAAGACTGAGCCGGAGGTCTCCGATGATGCGCAGTTGATGCGGTCACTTCCCGGCGTGGGCCCCGTAACCTGCATGCAGCTGATCGCGCAGATGCCGGAACTCGGAAAAGTGGGACCGAAGCAGGTGGCCGCGCTCGCCGGCCTGGCTCCCTTCAACGTCGACAGCGGCGCTTACCGCGGCAAGCGGAAGATCGTCGGGGGCCGAAAGCGCGTCCGCGATGCCCTCTACATGGCCGCTCTCAATGCGGTCCGCCGGGCCGATCCATTCAAGGCCTTCTACGCTCGACTGCGACAGGCCGGTAAACCTGCCAAGCTCGCTCTCATTGCCGTTGCCAGGAAGCTGTTGACGGTCCTCAACGCCATCATCCGCGATCGAAAGCCGTACCTGTACACTAGGCCAACATAA